ACCGGAGCCGGGTTCCTCTCCCATCGAGGGAGCGGCGGCGCTTAAGATACCTATGAACAAACGATTTTTGGTGAAGATAGGCGGGAGCACGCTGGGCCAGGAGGATACGACGCTGGAAGACCTGGTCTGGCTGCAGGGCCAGGGCTACCAGCCGATCGTGGTGCACGGAGGCGGGAAGACGATCACGCAGTGGCTCGAGAAGATGGCGGTGCCGACCAAGTTCGTCGGCGGGCTGCGGGTCACGGACGAGCAGAGCATCGAGGTGGTGGTGGCCGTGCTGGCGGGGGTCGTCAACAAGGGGCTTGTCGCCTCCATCAACGCCCTGGGGGGGCGGGCCGTGGGCCTCAGCGGGGCGGACGGCGCGATGGTGAAGGGGCGCGTGAAGGACCCCCAACTGGGCCTGGTGGGGGAGGTCACCGCCGTGGACGGCGGGCCCGTGGAGGCGGCGGTGGCGAAGGGCTATATCCCGGTTATCTCGCCCATCGGCGTGCTGGAGCAGGGCGGCAAGGCAACGGCGACGCTGCTGAACATCAACGCCGATACGGCAGCGGCGGCGATCGGCGGCGCGATGGGCGTGGAGACGTGTATCTTTCTCACGGACGTCCCCGGCGTGAAGGGGACGGACGGCGCGGTGCTGCCGCAGCTGACGCCGGGGCGCGTCAAGGAGCTGATCGCGGGCGGCGTTATCTCCGGCGGCATGATCCCCAAAGTCGAGGCCTGCCTGCAGGCGCTGACGTACGTGAAGGCGGCGCTCATCCTTGACGGGCGAGCGGCGCACGCGCTGAGGCGGTCGCTCACCGGCGCTGCGGTGGGGACAAGGATAGCGCAGGCATGATCTTCCGCCGAAGGTGGGGACGAGGACCGCGGCCACCCCGGGCGAACGGGGCGGAGCCGAAGGAGCGCCAGCCGCGATTGCGGGTGCGGCACATCCTGCGCATCGCCATCATCGTCTCGATCATCATCCTGGCGTGGACGGGCCTATCCATCGCGCGGAACGTCTACACGGACTGGCTCTGGTTCGATTCGGTGGGCTACGGCGATGTCTACCAGAAGCGCATCGCCACGCGGACGTGGCTCTTCTTCGCGGGGGCGGGAGTCTTCCTGGCGGCGTTCATCGCAAACGCCCTGATCGCCTACCGGCTGTCACGGGGGCCATCGCGCATCGCGCCGGAAAAGTTCGCCGTCGCCCACGGGCTGCTGCGGCTCGCCATCGTGCTGGCGGGCATCATCCTGACGGCGCTCTTCGGCGCGACGACCTCCAGCCAGTGGGAGCATGTGCTGGCCTTCAACAACGCGGCGGCCTTCACGGACGCAGGCGGAAAGACCATAGCCGACCCGATGTGGGGGCACAACCCAACCTTCTATGTCTTCAACCAGCCGCTCTTCCGCTTCGTGCAGATCTGGCTGCTGGGCCTGATGCTGGTCCTCCTTATCCAGGCCCTGGCGATCTATGTGGTGAACACGGCGACGAAGGGCTTCCTCCGAGCAGTGAACCGCAAGACCAAGACGCACTTGGGGGTCATCCTGGCCCTCTTCTTCATGATGATCGCCTGGAGCTTCTGGTTCGATATCAGCGAACTGCCGCTGGCTTCGGGCGGGCTCAACGGCACGCTCTTCGGGGCCAGCGCCACGGACGCCACGGCGCGGCTCTTCGCCCTGCGCTTCATGATGGCGGCATCGCTGGCGCTGGGCATCGGCTTCATCGCGGCGGCGTGGTTCCACAAAGGTCGCTTCGCCCTCTTCGGCCTCGGCGGGTGGGTAGCCTGCACCGCGATCCTGCTCGTGGTTTTTCCGGCGGCCTACCAGCGGTTCAGCGTCTCCCCCAGCGAGCTGGCGCGGGAGACGGAATATATCGAGCGCAACATCGCGATGACGCGGGAGGCCTACCTGCTGAACCGGATCGAGGTGAACGCTTTTGACGTGCAGGGCAACCTAAGCGCGGCGGACGTCTTCGGCAGTCCGGGCACCATCAACAATATCCGCCTGTGGGACTACCGGCCCCTGCGCGACACGTACAACCAGATCCAGTCGCTGCGGCCCTATTACGTCTTCTCCGATGTGGATATTGACCGCTACACGGTGAACGGGCGCGAGCTGCAAGTGCTGCTCTCCGCCCGGGAACTGGCCCCGGACCAGCTGCCGCAGGAGGCCCATACCTGGGTGGCGCAGCATCTGCAATATACCCACGGCTACGGCGTGGCGATGAGCCCGGTGACGGAGTTCACGGGCGAAGGCAGGCCGACCTTTCTGATCCAGGACGTGCCGCCCAAGGGGACGATCCCCGTGACGCAGCCGCAGATCTACTACGGCGAGCGGACGCGCACCCACGTGCTGGTGAACACCAAGACGCAGGAGTTCGATTACCCCACGGCGCAGGACTCGCCGGTGTACACAACCTTCGAAGGGGGCGGCGGCGTGCGTCTCAGCTCCTTCGCGCGGAAGGCGGCGCTGGCCTGGCGGCTGGGCGATTTCAACCTGCTCATCAGCAATGAGCGGACACCGAAGACGCGGGTGCTCTACAACCGCCATATCCAGGAGCGCATCACCAAGATCGCGCCCTTCCTGCGGCTCGACGCGGACCCCTATGTCGTCGTCGCCGATGGGAAGCTTTTTTGGGTGCAGGACGCCTACACAACGACGAACCGCTTCCCGTACTCCCAGCGCTACCGGGGCGATTTCAACTACATCCGCAACAGCGTCAAGATCGTGACGAGCGCCTACGACGGCTCCCTGGACTTCTATGTGAGCGACCCCAGCGACGCGCTGCTCAAGACCTATGCCTCGGCCTTCCCTTCGCTCTTCAAGCCGTTGGGCGAGATGCCCGCCAGCCTGCGCGCCCATATCCGCTACCCGGAGGGTCTCTTTGACGTGCAGGAGGAGCTCTACCGCACCTACCACTCGACCGACGCGCGGGTCTACTTCACCAAGGAAGACGTGTGGGGGAAGCCATCGGAGATCTTCTACAACGACCTCCAGCCGATAGAGGCCTACTACGTCATCATGCCGCTGCCCGGCCAGCAGAAGGAGGAGTTCCTCCTCTTTGTGCCCTTCACGGCGCAGAACAAGCCCAATATGGTGGCCTGGCTTGCGGCGCGGAACGACGGCGAGCATTACGGCAAACTGACGGCCTACACCTTCCCCAAGGACAAGCAGGTGGACGGCCCGGCGCAGGTTGAGGCGCGCATCAACAACGACCCGGTCATCTCCCAGCAGTTCGCGCTTTGGAACCAGCAAGGGTCGCGCGTCATCCGCGGCAACCTGCTCGCCATCCCGCTGGGCACGTCGCTCCTCTTCATCGAGCCGGTCTACCTCCAGGCCTCAACCCTCAGCTTCCCCGAGCTGAAGCGCGTCATCGTGGTGAACGGCTCCAACACGCCGATCATGGAGCCGACGCTGGAGCGCGCCCTGCAGGTGGCCTTCGGCCTTGCGCCGCCTTCGGCGATACCGGGCCCCGGCGTGACGCAGCCCGGCGGCCAGCAACCGGCGCAGCCCGCGCCGAACCTGGACGAGCTCATCAGGCAGGCGGAGCAGCTGCTGGAGCAGCTGAAGCGCCTGAAGGGGCAGCCCTCGCGATAGGCGAACTCCTCACCTTTTCTCCCTCCTCGTGCGGTCCGGAACCAGATAGACGAACGGGATGGCGAGAAGCCCCACGAAGGCCAGGGCCGAAAAGATACGCTCAAAGCCGAGGGCCTTATCTGAAAAATGGCTGAGGGCCAGGACGACGCCGGCGCCGCCGAACATCGCACCGAGGTTGTTGAACATGCCCCGGATACCGGATATGGCGCCTATCTTCTGGGGATGCAGATCCAGAGAGGCATTCTGTGCTGCCGGGGTAAAGACGCTGATGCCGACGCCTGCCAGCACAACCTCCATCGCCAGCAGCAGCTGATTGGGAACCCCAACACCGAAGAGAGTGATATCTGTGAACCCGAGGCCGATAACGAAGAGGCCGCCGCTCAGCGTGAGCATGCCCAGGATCATGGGCTTGCGGTAGCCCATCCGCGCCAACGCGAGACTGGCCGCAACGGAGAGAAA
The genomic region above belongs to Chloroflexota bacterium and contains:
- the argB gene encoding acetylglutamate kinase, with product MNKRFLVKIGGSTLGQEDTTLEDLVWLQGQGYQPIVVHGGGKTITQWLEKMAVPTKFVGGLRVTDEQSIEVVVAVLAGVVNKGLVASINALGGRAVGLSGADGAMVKGRVKDPQLGLVGEVTAVDGGPVEAAVAKGYIPVISPIGVLEQGGKATATLLNINADTAAAAIGGAMGVETCIFLTDVPGVKGTDGAVLPQLTPGRVKELIAGGVISGGMIPKVEACLQALTYVKAALILDGRAAHALRRSLTGAAVGTRIAQA
- a CDS encoding UPF0182 family protein, whose product is MIFRRRWGRGPRPPRANGAEPKERQPRLRVRHILRIAIIVSIIILAWTGLSIARNVYTDWLWFDSVGYGDVYQKRIATRTWLFFAGAGVFLAAFIANALIAYRLSRGPSRIAPEKFAVAHGLLRLAIVLAGIILTALFGATTSSQWEHVLAFNNAAAFTDAGGKTIADPMWGHNPTFYVFNQPLFRFVQIWLLGLMLVLLIQALAIYVVNTATKGFLRAVNRKTKTHLGVILALFFMMIAWSFWFDISELPLASGGLNGTLFGASATDATARLFALRFMMAASLALGIGFIAAAWFHKGRFALFGLGGWVACTAILLVVFPAAYQRFSVSPSELARETEYIERNIAMTREAYLLNRIEVNAFDVQGNLSAADVFGSPGTINNIRLWDYRPLRDTYNQIQSLRPYYVFSDVDIDRYTVNGRELQVLLSARELAPDQLPQEAHTWVAQHLQYTHGYGVAMSPVTEFTGEGRPTFLIQDVPPKGTIPVTQPQIYYGERTRTHVLVNTKTQEFDYPTAQDSPVYTTFEGGGGVRLSSFARKAALAWRLGDFNLLISNERTPKTRVLYNRHIQERITKIAPFLRLDADPYVVVADGKLFWVQDAYTTTNRFPYSQRYRGDFNYIRNSVKIVTSAYDGSLDFYVSDPSDALLKTYASAFPSLFKPLGEMPASLRAHIRYPEGLFDVQEELYRTYHSTDARVYFTKEDVWGKPSEIFYNDLQPIEAYYVIMPLPGQQKEEFLLFVPFTAQNKPNMVAWLAARNDGEHYGKLTAYTFPKDKQVDGPAQVEARINNDPVISQQFALWNQQGSRVIRGNLLAIPLGTSLLFIEPVYLQASTLSFPELKRVIVVNGSNTPIMEPTLERALQVAFGLAPPSAIPGPGVTQPGGQQPAQPAPNLDELIRQAEQLLEQLKRLKGQPSR